A region of Piscinibacter gummiphilus DNA encodes the following proteins:
- a CDS encoding DUF2894 domain-containing protein gives MSEPGVPSKGLAALRALVDRLGRAPALPSAAAVPLSRTVSPPPLKAVSAFQGTWSRMRAEQRLRQVLAHVPASAGPLNSSHLVNRALQAINDVSPEYLDAFMSHIDTLQWLEQTIDAADLVPRKPAARAPRKG, from the coding sequence ATGAGTGAGCCGGGGGTGCCGTCGAAGGGGCTGGCCGCGTTGCGGGCGCTGGTCGACCGGCTGGGCCGTGCGCCGGCGCTGCCGTCGGCCGCGGCCGTGCCGCTGTCGCGCACCGTGTCACCCCCGCCGCTCAAGGCCGTCAGCGCGTTCCAGGGCACGTGGTCCCGCATGCGGGCCGAGCAGCGCCTGCGCCAGGTGCTGGCGCACGTGCCCGCGTCGGCCGGGCCGCTCAATTCGTCGCACCTCGTGAACCGCGCGCTGCAGGCCATCAACGACGTGTCGCCGGAGTACCTCGACGCGTTCATGTCGCACATCGACACGCTGCAGTGGCTGGAGCAGACGATCGACGCGGCCGACCTCGTGCCGCGCAAGCCCGCCGCGCGGGCACCCCGAAAGGGTTAG
- a CDS encoding Na+/H+ antiporter subunit E yields the protein MKRLFPAPLISLSILVLWLVLNGSLGFGQWLFGLTLAVVVPLATASLRPTPARIRRPWTVFRLICLVGRDVIVSNLVVAKGVFRARRSPPRGTFVRVPLQLRDPHGLAALAAIMCVIPGTVWSELSLDRGTLLLHVFDLDDEAAFIEHLKSHYEKPLMEIFE from the coding sequence ATGAAGCGCCTGTTCCCCGCCCCGCTCATCTCGCTGTCCATCCTCGTGCTGTGGCTCGTGCTCAACGGGTCGCTCGGTTTCGGCCAGTGGCTGTTCGGCCTCACGCTCGCCGTGGTCGTGCCGCTCGCCACCGCGTCGCTGCGGCCCACGCCGGCCCGCATCCGCCGGCCGTGGACGGTGTTCAGGCTGATCTGCCTCGTCGGGCGCGACGTGATCGTCTCGAACCTCGTCGTCGCGAAGGGCGTGTTCCGCGCCCGCCGCTCGCCGCCGAGGGGCACCTTCGTGCGCGTGCCGCTGCAGCTGCGCGACCCGCACGGCCTCGCCGCGCTCGCCGCCATCATGTGCGTGATCCCCGGCACCGTGTGGTCCGAGCTGTCGCTCGACCGCGGCACGCTGCTGCTGCACGTCTTCGACCTGGACGACGAGGCCGCGTTCATCGAACACCTCAAGTCCCACTACGAGAAGCCCCTCATGGAGATCTTCGAATGA
- a CDS encoding K+/H+ antiporter subunit F: MSPLLYGASAVALVCLALAMAFAMVRVFRGPSAQDRVLALDALYICGMLVMLVLGIRYTSEMFFEAALLIALFGFVGSASMAKFLLRGEVIE, from the coding sequence ATGAGCCCTCTCCTCTATGGCGCGAGCGCCGTGGCGCTGGTGTGCCTCGCGCTCGCGATGGCCTTCGCGATGGTGCGCGTGTTCCGCGGCCCGTCGGCCCAGGACCGTGTGCTGGCGCTCGACGCGCTCTACATCTGCGGCATGCTCGTGATGCTCGTGCTGGGCATCCGCTACACCAGCGAGATGTTCTTCGAGGCCGCGCTGCTGATCGCCCTGTTCGGTTTCGTCGGCTCCGCGTCGATGGCCAAGTTCCTGCTGCGCGGGGAGGTCATCGAATGA
- a CDS encoding Na+/H+ antiporter subunit G — protein sequence MNAVPLWAEAIVALLIVTGALFALVGMWGLLRLPDFFLRMHSPALASTIGAWCLAGASVLYFSMLEGRPVLHVWLIPVFLSITVPITTSLLARAGVFRAREAGEKQVPPAVG from the coding sequence ATGAACGCCGTGCCGCTGTGGGCCGAGGCCATCGTGGCCCTGCTGATCGTCACCGGCGCGCTGTTCGCGCTGGTGGGCATGTGGGGGCTGCTGCGCCTGCCCGACTTCTTCCTGCGCATGCACTCGCCGGCGCTCGCGTCCACCATCGGCGCGTGGTGCCTGGCAGGCGCCTCGGTGCTGTACTTCTCGATGCTGGAAGGCCGGCCCGTGCTGCACGTCTGGCTGATCCCCGTGTTCCTGTCGATCACGGTGCCCATCACCACGTCGCTGCTGGCGCGTGCCGGGGTGTTCCGGGCGCGCGAGGCGGGTGAGAAGCAGGTGCCGCCCGCGGTGGGCTAA